GGCTGCACATTGGCCAGCGCCCTCGCCGGTCGGCTGGCCCAGGGTGAAAACCTCGCCAGCGCCGTGCGTACTGCACTGGATTACACCTGGCGCACCCTGCGCGATGCCGAACAACTGGGCAAAGGCCAGTTCGTGCCGCGTCGCCTGCCGCTGGATTTTTGCTCGTAACGTCGTGAGGTCTGCCTGATGAAACTCCGTGGCCTGTACGCCATCACCGATAGCCAATTGCTGGCGGGCAAGTTTCTGTCGTATGTGGAGGCGGCGCTGGAAGGCGGCGTCACCCTGCTGCAATACCGCGACAAAAGCAGCGACGAGGCCCGCCGTCTGCGCGAGGCCGAAGCGCTACGCGATCTGTGCGAACGCTACAAGACGCAGTTGATCATCAACGATGACGCCGAATTGGCCGCACGCCTCAACGTCGGCGTGCACCTGGGGCAGACCGACGGCCCGCTGTCGCCGACCCGCGCCCTGCTCGGCTCCAAAGCCATCATCGGTTCGACCTGCCACGCGCAACTCGAACTGGCCGAGCAAGCCGCCAAAGAAGGCGCGAGCTATGTCGCCTTCGGTCGCTTCTTCAATTCCAACA
The Pseudomonas fluorescens genome window above contains:
- the thiE gene encoding thiamine phosphate synthase; the protein is MKLRGLYAITDSQLLAGKFLSYVEAALEGGVTLLQYRDKSSDEARRLREAEALRDLCERYKTQLIINDDAELAARLNVGVHLGQTDGPLSPTRALLGSKAIIGSTCHAQLELAEQAAKEGASYVAFGRFFNSNTKPGAPSCSLDLLDEAKRKLHLPVCAIGGITLDNAAPLVAHGVDLLAVVHGLFGAESTAEVTRRARAFNELLKI